TGTAGCCTGAATATTTTACTTGTATTTCGGCTTGCTCTATTACTTCGTTATCCAAATTGTGTTCAGCAATGTATTCCTTTACCTTATCAAAAGCAACAATATCGTTGAGTTCAATTTGTGGTCGTGAAAATAGCTTGAACATTTTATCGGACTGCGTCATTAACGACGAGTTTTTAGCCTCCAATATTGGGTTAGCTTCTGCAGGGCTAATACTGGTTTCTTTAAAAAAGTGTACAAAAGCATCACTTTGGTCGCGTTTGCGTTCCATTCTGCGCAAGCGTTCTTCATTAGCCAAACCTATCTCGTAGGATAATGGCGTAAGCCTAAAGTCGGCATTATCTTGTCGTAACAACGTACGGTACTCCGCACGCGACGTAAACATCCTATACGGCTCTTCTGTGCCTTTTGTAATCAGGTCGTCTATCAGTACGCCAATATAAGCTTCGTTACGTTTTAGTATAAAGGGGTCTTTATCGTGTACTTTTAAGTGGGCATTGATACCTGCCATTAAACCTTGCGATGCTGCCTCTTCGTATCCTGTTGTACCATTTATTTGCCCTGCAAAATATAAGCCCTCTACTAACTTTGTTTCGAGGGTATGCTTCAATTGTGTAGGCGGAAAGTAATCGTACTCTATGGCATAGCCTGGTCGGAAAAACTTCACGCTCTCAAAGCCTGCTACTGATTTTAATGCTTTGTACTGCACATCTTCGGGTAAGGAAGTAGAGAAACCATTTACATACACTTCTACGGTATTCCAGCCTTCGGGTTCTACAAAAAGTTGATGCCTGTCTTTATCGGCAAAGCGATTAATTTTATCTTCGATAGATGGGCAATAACGGGGTCCTAAACTTTTAATGCGTCCGTTGAACATGGGCGAACGGTCGAAACCTTCGCGCAATACATCGTGTACTGCTTCGGACGTGTACGTCATGTGGCAGGAGCGTTGGTGTGTTAAGGGTTTTGTTATATCGAGATACGAGAACTTATCGGGATTTTCGTCGCCAGGTTGTTCTATCATTTTAGAGTAATCTAAGGAGCGTCCATCTACACGCGGTGGTGTACCTGTTTTCATTCTGCCCGCTTCAAAACCTGCCTTTACTAAATCTTCGGTAATACCAAACGATGCTCCTTCGCCTGCTCTACCACCACCAAAGTTTTTATCGCCAATATGGATTAATCCGTTTAAGAATGTACCATTGGTTAGCACTACGGTTTTGGCTTTTATGGTTAAGCCTAACGATGTTTTTATACCTGTTACTTTACCCTTTTCGATAACAATACCCGAAACCATTTCTTGATAAAAATCGAGGTTATTGGTTTGCTCTAACATCAATCGCCACTCTTCGGCAAAGCGCATTCGGTCGCTCTGTACGCGCGGACTCCACATAGCGGGTCCTTTGGATTTGTTGAGCATCCTGAACTGTATGGCTGTTTTATCGGATACTATACCCGAGTAACCACCCAAAGCATCTATTTCACGTACTATTTGCCCTTTGGCAATACCGCCCATAGCGGGATTGCACGACATTTGGGCAATGTTTTGCAAGCTCATAGTAACCAACAAGGTTTTAGAACCCATGTTGGCAGCAGCAGCAGCAGCCTCCGAACCAGCGTGCCCTGCACCTACTACTATAACATCATATACATCCTGAAACATTTATTCTCCTTCTTTTTATTTGTTGTTCCACGTGGAACTTTTTGTATATCGCACTCTAAAAATTAGTTATGTGTTCCACGTGGAACACATAAATGCCGGAACAAAACAACCTAACGTTCCACGTGGAACATCTGTATTTTCTCTTCCTCTTTACTACGCATTAGCGCAGCGTCATCTTCTGCTTTATCTTTGTAACCACAGTAGTGTAACACTCCATGTGCCATAACGCGTTTTAGTTCTTCTGTAAAAGCTACACCGTACTCTGAGGCATTATCACGCACCCGCTCTACCGATATAAAAATATCGCCGCTAATGAGGTTGCCCATCGTATAATCAAAACTTATAATGTCTGTTAAGGTATCGTGGTTTAGGAACTCTATATTTTTCTGGAGCAAGTAATCGTCATCGCAAAAAACATAGTTTATTTCGCCCGTAGTTTTCTCTTCCGATGTTATTACACGCTCAATCCAATCTTCAAATTGGGCTTCGTTATCCAGCTCAAAATCGGTTTCGTAATTAAAACTAATCATCTTTCCTAAAATAGGTTTGCACCCTTTGGTTAAAATTCGGGCGCAAAGGTAAGGCTTGGCGGTTTAATATTTCAACACTATTTAAATATTCTTTTAAGGCTTCGGGCAACTGTTTTACCTGACTGTTAAACTCCTTACGGTTGGTTTGCGACTGCCTTTTCTTCTCTTCGCCCTGCTGTTGTATGGCTTTATCGAGTTTTAAAAGCTCGTGTTTTAGGTTTTGCATGCGCTCCATGGTTTCGTTACGGAAACCTTTGTTGAGCAACTGCTTTTCTATTTCTTTCATTTGGCGCATGGCGTTCTGCCCTGCTTTGCCCAAACCTTCTTTCTCTAGGGCTTTTTGTAAGGCTTCTCGAAGTTGTTGTTGCTCTTTATAAATTTCAAGGAGTTTTCCTGCATCGCCTTCCGAGCCATCTTGCCCTTCGCCCCCTTCGCCTTTACCGCCAGGTCCTTCGCCGTTGGGTTTGCCTTGTTCGCCTTCTTGTCCTTCCTCGCCTTCCTTTTTACCGTCTTTCATACCCTTTTTCATCTTCTCGGATAGACCTTCTTGCTTCTGGATAATATCGGGTAGCTGCATACCCTGCCCCTGCCCTGGCATGGGTTTGCCCATACCTTGCCCTTGTAGTTGCATTTGCATGCTGTTAAGCATATCACTAAGCATGTCCGCTAGTTTATTTGCCGATGTTACCGCATATTGCTGGCTCGATACGCCACGTGGTACTTGGTTATCGGCAAGGTCGGTTAAGGCTTTGTCCATATAATAATGTACTTCGCCTACCTCCTTAGTAACTTCTTCGGTAATTTTTGGATTACGAAGCGATAATGCAAAGATACTATCGTCTACATGGCGGAATTGTTGTTTTAAATCTTGTTGGCGTTTTAGGTATTTACTAAACGATGCCGAGCGTGAGGTGCTAACTTTAAATTGCTCCATTACGTCTTCTTGCGAGAAAGAATATGCTAGTAAGTTATCTAATATCTGGCGGAGCATTTTTACATCTTCCTGCATCATTTCCATATCGGCACTCATCATCATTTGCATCATTTTGCCACCCATTTGTTTCATCTTTTCGCCTGCCGATTTTTGCTTGGGTTTGGCTGCACCTTTATTTTGTTTTTGCAACTCCTCCTTTGCCTTTTCCATATCTTCCTCTATGTTTTCCTCCTCCAATTCGTCGGTAGGTAAATCCATAGGTTTTTTAAGCTCTTCATTCTGCTTTTCGAGTTCGCGCATCTCTTCTTGCATCTTATCAAACTCCTTATTAATGTCCTCTTGCTTTTCAGCAGAATTCTCTTTATCGTCGGCAAGTTGCTCCTGCTTTTCGCCTAACTTTTGCAATTTATCCGCAAGTTGTTCGGCTTTTTTCTCTACATAAAAACGCTTGGTAAGCTCTACCAGTTGCTCTAAATTTTTAGTTTGATTCTTCGCTTTTTGTTTGAATTTATCAATCTTTTCAGCAAGTTCTTCTTTCTTAATTTTATCGGCAAGCTCTTTAAGTTCGTCCAGTAGTTTTTTGTTTTTCTCTGCCTCTTCTTCATTCTTATCAAGACGTTTCATAAGTTCTTCTTTAAACTCGTCTTTCTTTTCGGGGTTAAACTGTTCCAAGTTTTCTTCTAATTTCTTAGAAAACTCTTTCATCATATCTTCCTGCTGCTTTTGCCTGTTGATGAATTCCTGAATTTTCTTTTGGTCTTTAAAATCAAGCTCCGTTTTCTCCTTGTTCATTTTACGGAGTTTATCTAACTCAGTAAGTTGCTTGTCTTGATTTTTAATCGACTTTTCGAGGCTATTTATATTGCTGTTTTGCTCTTGCAATACTTGTTGTTCCTTTTCGTCTGCAGTTAACTCTCTATTCGAAAACACAGACGATTTTGTACTTTTATAATTATGTACGGCATCGTTATCAAACACTTCAAAGTAATATTCGTAATTAATACCTGCTTTAATATCCAATCCTTCGGGGAATGTATATACAAAGCGGTCGTAGGTGTCTTTTTGTACGGGTATAGTAAATTTTTTAGCACTATCGGGGGTATCCTGCGGATAATAGACCAATCGTAACTTGGTAAGCCCATAATCGTCGGATACTTGCCCTACCAATACCTCTTGCTTTAGCTTTAAGCTATCGGGTGCGGTATTAACTGTTATGGTTGGGTATTGATCTTTTATAGTGGTTATTTGGTACTGTAATTTTTCGTGATGCTTTACTTTTTTGTTAGATGTAAGTATCTGATATTCAGTATTATTGTATATGTTTTTAGTCAGTACAAAATCGTTCGCCGTGTTCTCAAAAGGAACAATTCCCTTATCCGAAGCCCACTCTACACCCGTAGTTGCTAATGCTTTAACTTTCCATGTAACTTTAGTGCCTTCGGGTACTACGGCATTACCTGTACCGCGCACAACCTCATCAGTTTTGCGCAGGTAGTTAGGATAATCTAATACCATCTCGAAATTGGCAATGGTAGGTACAGCAATTACATTTAGTTGGTACGGTTGCGATATTACATTGTTAGCCGTAAGCTGAAATAAAATATCTTTTGATGGCTTCTCAAACGTATATTCAAATACACCCGAACCTGTATTTTGCAAGTAATAGTTCTCCTTACCTATGGTTATCATGGCATTTTCAGGTATTACATTACCCTGCGTACGTACTTCGAGCTTAAAATCTTTGTCCTGTTGTGCCGTAAGGTTTTTATTTACCAGCACAAACTCAAACGGTGCGGGGGGTGCATAATGTTTATCGTAGTGCACTACCCTATCAAAACTTTGGGTAATAACCCCGCTGTTACCGCTTATCATAAAAAATAAAATAAGCAATAAGGGTACGGCGGCATAGGGTACGTATTTTACATTCTTTTTAAAACTAACGGCATTGGTAAACGGTACAGGTTGCAGGCTGTTTGCCTTTTGCTCGATGGAAGCAGCAAGTAGCTCCGATTGGTACGATTCGCCACTAAGCTGCAAAAAGTTAGTTAGCTTATCGGAAACCTCCGTAAAATGATTCCCGATAATTGCCGATGCTTGTTTATAGTCGATACCCTTTTGTAGTTTAAACAATTTAAACAATGGGAAAAGTATAAACCGAAACAATAAAAAGGCTTCTACCCCGATAAACACCCAAAACAATGCGGTACGCCCTGTTTGGGGCAACCACAAAAAGTATTCTATTAGTAGGGTTACTATAAAATACAGCAAGCCAAGACCCACAAAAAAGATACTCCCCCGAATAAGCTCGTTGGTGTAATACTTTTTTATAAAGTCCTCCAGCTTTTGATATATACTATTTTTTGCTTCCAAAGTATTGACGATTGTTAATAACCCATAAAATTACAATTTATATTGGATAGATAAACGTTAAATATCGGTTTATATGACAGATAGCCCTGCCACGAAATTGTTAATAACTCTGGTATTAGTGAAACAGCAGCAAAATATCTGCCATAAATAGCTACAGCAAAAAATTACATAATTGTATCTTTGCGCCAAAACTACATTACAATGTCAAGACAAGTACGTGTGCGTTTTGCACCGAGCCCCACAGGACCGTTACATATAGGCGGTGTACGCACAGCCCTTTTCAACTATTTATTTGCTAAAAAGCACAACGGTATTTTTTACCTAAGAATTGAAGATACCGACCAAAACCGCTATGTAGCAGGTGCCGAAGATTATATTGTAGAAGCCCTAAACTGGTGTGGTATTCCGTTTGACGAGGGTATAGGTAAAGAGGGCAAGTTTGCACCCTACCGCCAAAGCGAACGCAAAGGTATGTACCAAAAATATGCACAACAACTTATTGATAGCGGTTGGGCGTACTATGCTTTTGATACTGCCGAAACATTAGACGCTGCACGAAAGGAAGCCGAAGGCAAAGGCGAAACATTTATGTACAACCATGCCACACGCGATAATCTGGACAACTCGTTAAACATTTCTGCGGAAGCAACACAGCAGCGTATAGCCAATGGCGATGCTTATGTTATCCGTTTTAAAATGCCTGTAGGCGAAACCCTGCAGCTAACCGATATGGTACGTGGCGATGTAAAGTTTGAAACGAGCCTGCTAGATGATAAGGTATTGTTTAAAAGTGATGGTATGCCTACGTACCACCTTGCCAACATAGTAGATGATTACTTAATGGAAACCAGCCATGTAATTCGTGGTGAGGAATGGTTGCCTTCACTCCCACTCCACGTACTTTTATACAAAGCATTGGGTTGGGAAGCACCCGAGTTTGCCCACCTACCGCTAATACTAAAACCCGTAGGTAATGGTAAACTAAGCAAGCGCGATGGCGATAAATTTGGTTTCCCTGTGTTCCCATTGGAATGGAATGCTCCCGACGGAAGTACATCTATGGGGTACCGCGAAGAGGGCTACCTGCCCGAAACCGTAATTAATTACTTAGCTTTATTAGGTTGGAATCCCGGTAACGACCGTGAATTTTTTACTTTAGAAGAATTAATACAGGAGTTTGACATTAATAAAGTACAAAAAGGCGGTGCCAAGTTTGACCCTGACAAGATAAAACACATTAACAAACACTACGTACAACAAACCGATAACAGCATACTGGCTGCACACTTTACAAAAGTGCTTGAGGAAAAAGGCATTACCATGCCTATGGATAAGGTTACCGAAATTGTAGGCTTGGTAAAAGAGCGTGCTGTATTCCTTAATGAGCTGTGGGATTTAAGCGATTACCTTTTTGTAACGCCAACAAGCTACGACGAAAAAGCAGCCCAAAAACAATGGAAAGCTGATACAGGCGAAATACTAACGGAGTTGGTTACCGTACTGCAAAATACTACTGATTTCTCGTCGGCTAACACCGAGAGTGTTACCAAAACATGGATGCAGGAAAAAGAGTTGGGTATGGGCAAAGTAATGCCACCACTCCGCTTAAGCCTAGTAGGTGCCATGAAAGGCATACACGTATTTGATATTATGGCATTACTAGGAAAAGAAGAAACCCTTAACCGAATTAACAAAGCCATTAACACACTATAAAGCGCACTTAAAACCTCCTTAATCGGGAGGTTTTTTTATAAGCCTGCATGTTATATAGCAACAGTATGTAACATTTATGATTATTTACATACCTATAACGTAACAGAAACGCTATTTTTAACAATCAAATTAAAAACACTACAACCATGGAAAATATTGGCATTTATTTATTTCTCTTTCTCGCCGTTATTATTTTACTACTATCGTTTTTTACGGTAAAGCAACAAACGGCTGCTATAGTAGAGCGTTTCGGGAAATTTAATACCATTCGTAATGCAGGTTTACATTTAAAAATACCTGTTATCGATAAAATTTCGGGGCGTATTAACTTAAAAATACAGCAGCTTGATGTTATCATCGAAACCAAAACGAAAGAAAATGTATTCGTAAAAATGAAAGTTTCGGTACAGTTTAAAGTACTACAAGAAAAAGTATACGAGGCTTTTTACAAGCTAGAATATCCGCACGATCAAATTACATCGTACGTATTTGATGTAGTACGTGCCGAAGTGCCGAAGTTAAAACTGGACGATGTTTTTGAGCGTAAGGATGATATTGCGATAGCCGTAAAACGGGAATTAAACGAGGCAATGACTACGTATGGCTACGATATTATTAATACGCTTATTACAGATATTGACCCTGATATTCAGGTTAAAAATGCGATGAACCGTATTAATGCCGCAGATAGGGAGAAATCGGCAGCAGAATACGAAGCAGAAGCATCGCGTATTAGAATTGTGGCTAAAGCAAGAGCAGAAGCAGAAAGCAAAAGACTACAGGGACAGGGTATTGCCGACCAACGTAGAGAAATTGCACGCGGATTGGTGGAGAGTGTAGATGTGCTAAATAAGGTGGGTATTAACTCACAAGAGGCCTCTGCCCTAATTGTAGTAACACAACACTATGATACGTTACAATCTATAGGGTCCGATACCAACTCCAACCTGATATTATTACCCAACTCGCCACAAGCAGGTAGCGAAATGCTAAATAACATGGTAGCATCGTTTACGGCATCCAACCAAGTGGGGGAAGCAATGAAACGTGGTAATGAAGAGCGATTACAGCAACAAAATGCAAAAACGCAACAGTTACCTCCTGAAATAGCACCTGAGGATAACTACGATGATGCTATTGACGATGAGAATGAGAATAAACAATAATAAAAAAGCCCGTTATACAACGGGCTTTTTTTTATTTGAATATCCTTTTAATAAGTAGTGTAAGTGCTACGTTTTTTAAAGGTTTGGCTAAAGCAGCGGCATAGCCTATAATTTTAGCAGGCGTAGACCCTATTAGGTTTTTAGCTTCCAAACTATCTTTTGTTGCCTCAAATTCTTTCTTAAACTTTAAGTGCGATATGTCGCGCTCGATTTTAAATATCTCAAGATCTTTATTAATATCGGCGAATGACTTATATTCTTTTCTCAACTCCATACAAATTAATCTTCATCACTCAAAAGTATCTTTGAGAAGTTAACAATTAGTGGTTTTTCAACAATTTCATTTCTAAATTTGTAAGCAATAAATGTTACTATTAGATAGAAACCTCCAACAATAAAGAAGCCTAAACCGTAGCTATCTAGCGCCGAGCCTATAAAAAATGCTAAACCAAACGAAAAGAAAAATAGTACTAAAAGTAATAGTACCCCAATCATAACAGCTTTAACAACTGCTGTATTAGTTTTAATGAACG
The Flavobacterium litorale genome window above contains:
- the mnmG gene encoding tRNA uridine-5-carboxymethylaminomethyl(34) synthesis enzyme MnmG, which encodes MFQDVYDVIVVGAGHAGSEAAAAAANMGSKTLLVTMSLQNIAQMSCNPAMGGIAKGQIVREIDALGGYSGIVSDKTAIQFRMLNKSKGPAMWSPRVQSDRMRFAEEWRLMLEQTNNLDFYQEMVSGIVIEKGKVTGIKTSLGLTIKAKTVVLTNGTFLNGLIHIGDKNFGGGRAGEGASFGITEDLVKAGFEAGRMKTGTPPRVDGRSLDYSKMIEQPGDENPDKFSYLDITKPLTHQRSCHMTYTSEAVHDVLREGFDRSPMFNGRIKSLGPRYCPSIEDKINRFADKDRHQLFVEPEGWNTVEVYVNGFSTSLPEDVQYKALKSVAGFESVKFFRPGYAIEYDYFPPTQLKHTLETKLVEGLYFAGQINGTTGYEEAASQGLMAGINAHLKVHDKDPFILKRNEAYIGVLIDDLITKGTEEPYRMFTSRAEYRTLLRQDNADFRLTPLSYEIGLANEERLRRMERKRDQSDAFVHFFKETSISPAEANPILEAKNSSLMTQSDKMFKLFSRPQIELNDIVAFDKVKEYIAEHNLDNEVIEQAEIQVKYSGYIEKEKNNADKLNRLEDVKIPENFNFDGIKSISMEAREKLKNIRPVTISQASRISGVSPSDVSVLLIHMGR
- the ybeY gene encoding rRNA maturation RNase YbeY, yielding MISFNYETDFELDNEAQFEDWIERVITSEEKTTGEINYVFCDDDYLLQKNIEFLNHDTLTDIISFDYTMGNLISGDIFISVERVRDNASEYGVAFTEELKRVMAHGVLHYCGYKDKAEDDAALMRSKEEEKIQMFHVER
- a CDS encoding DUF4175 family protein, with the protein product MEAKNSIYQKLEDFIKKYYTNELIRGSIFFVGLGLLYFIVTLLIEYFLWLPQTGRTALFWVFIGVEAFLLFRFILFPLFKLFKLQKGIDYKQASAIIGNHFTEVSDKLTNFLQLSGESYQSELLAASIEQKANSLQPVPFTNAVSFKKNVKYVPYAAVPLLLILFFMISGNSGVITQSFDRVVHYDKHYAPPAPFEFVLVNKNLTAQQDKDFKLEVRTQGNVIPENAMITIGKENYYLQNTGSGVFEYTFEKPSKDILFQLTANNVISQPYQLNVIAVPTIANFEMVLDYPNYLRKTDEVVRGTGNAVVPEGTKVTWKVKALATTGVEWASDKGIVPFENTANDFVLTKNIYNNTEYQILTSNKKVKHHEKLQYQITTIKDQYPTITVNTAPDSLKLKQEVLVGQVSDDYGLTKLRLVYYPQDTPDSAKKFTIPVQKDTYDRFVYTFPEGLDIKAGINYEYYFEVFDNDAVHNYKSTKSSVFSNRELTADEKEQQVLQEQNSNINSLEKSIKNQDKQLTELDKLRKMNKEKTELDFKDQKKIQEFINRQKQQEDMMKEFSKKLEENLEQFNPEKKDEFKEELMKRLDKNEEEAEKNKKLLDELKELADKIKKEELAEKIDKFKQKAKNQTKNLEQLVELTKRFYVEKKAEQLADKLQKLGEKQEQLADDKENSAEKQEDINKEFDKMQEEMRELEKQNEELKKPMDLPTDELEEENIEEDMEKAKEELQKQNKGAAKPKQKSAGEKMKQMGGKMMQMMMSADMEMMQEDVKMLRQILDNLLAYSFSQEDVMEQFKVSTSRSASFSKYLKRQQDLKQQFRHVDDSIFALSLRNPKITEEVTKEVGEVHYYMDKALTDLADNQVPRGVSSQQYAVTSANKLADMLSDMLNSMQMQLQGQGMGKPMPGQGQGMQLPDIIQKQEGLSEKMKKGMKDGKKEGEEGQEGEQGKPNGEGPGGKGEGGEGQDGSEGDAGKLLEIYKEQQQLREALQKALEKEGLGKAGQNAMRQMKEIEKQLLNKGFRNETMERMQNLKHELLKLDKAIQQQGEEKKRQSQTNRKEFNSQVKQLPEALKEYLNSVEILNRQALPLRPNFNQRVQTYFRKDD
- the gltX gene encoding glutamate--tRNA ligase; the protein is MSRQVRVRFAPSPTGPLHIGGVRTALFNYLFAKKHNGIFYLRIEDTDQNRYVAGAEDYIVEALNWCGIPFDEGIGKEGKFAPYRQSERKGMYQKYAQQLIDSGWAYYAFDTAETLDAARKEAEGKGETFMYNHATRDNLDNSLNISAEATQQRIANGDAYVIRFKMPVGETLQLTDMVRGDVKFETSLLDDKVLFKSDGMPTYHLANIVDDYLMETSHVIRGEEWLPSLPLHVLLYKALGWEAPEFAHLPLILKPVGNGKLSKRDGDKFGFPVFPLEWNAPDGSTSMGYREEGYLPETVINYLALLGWNPGNDREFFTLEELIQEFDINKVQKGGAKFDPDKIKHINKHYVQQTDNSILAAHFTKVLEEKGITMPMDKVTEIVGLVKERAVFLNELWDLSDYLFVTPTSYDEKAAQKQWKADTGEILTELVTVLQNTTDFSSANTESVTKTWMQEKELGMGKVMPPLRLSLVGAMKGIHVFDIMALLGKEETLNRINKAINTL
- a CDS encoding SPFH domain-containing protein — encoded protein: MENIGIYLFLFLAVIILLLSFFTVKQQTAAIVERFGKFNTIRNAGLHLKIPVIDKISGRINLKIQQLDVIIETKTKENVFVKMKVSVQFKVLQEKVYEAFYKLEYPHDQITSYVFDVVRAEVPKLKLDDVFERKDDIAIAVKRELNEAMTTYGYDIINTLITDIDPDIQVKNAMNRINAADREKSAAEYEAEASRIRIVAKARAEAESKRLQGQGIADQRREIARGLVESVDVLNKVGINSQEASALIVVTQHYDTLQSIGSDTNSNLILLPNSPQAGSEMLNNMVASFTASNQVGEAMKRGNEERLQQQNAKTQQLPPEIAPEDNYDDAIDDENENKQ
- a CDS encoding DUF6327 family protein, encoding MELRKEYKSFADINKDLEIFKIERDISHLKFKKEFEATKDSLEAKNLIGSTPAKIIGYAAALAKPLKNVALTLLIKRIFK
- a CDS encoding competence protein — protein: MAFEDVKENFGTLKDRGEDVVSANLKYYKLLLFKTFIKTNTAVVKAVMIGVLLLLVLFFFSFGLAFFIGSALDSYGLGFFIVGGFYLIVTFIAYKFRNEIVEKPLIVNFSKILLSDED